In Porites lutea chromosome 7, jaPorLute2.1, whole genome shotgun sequence, a single window of DNA contains:
- the LOC140943155 gene encoding neurexin-1b-like — protein sequence MDTLRNIRLLFYVWVALLLHESTAETFIDEEASFLQCKKWDMSVNRALRFRFKTFLSNALLLYMDDQGKTNFLRVELSYGKLLLTVKHGPRFKAMSVDVGENLNDLLWHQVLLERSKGKMTVTLDRSESSFISSREKTSFTIISPIYFGGLPPGLNSVTEPSVKLLNRFVGCVMYMEMLEDTAGQEKITKAVVENSNKVAAGCTNMCHENNRCQNNGRCLNKFTATACDCTATGFRGRTCDEALPALGLEQSDYVIYNRSNKAISTQLDKIIFRFKTAKRNGLLLECGNGRDYFLIELYRGFILLRWNLGFGELNVHVREKACDDNEWHSVRVTRNQNQLTLILDGDLKISRRFPGKFISFDLRNGEGDIFIGGMPTSHFLSSSRSSGINFEGCLQEINFNGVDIVQGVVNGEEVYTRHGRPRSTCERDPEPTTLKVTTVESTTAISSRPTSQKPAATTYVSTHGGSRIPTSHAGNSEIPCSDDEDDCDSDTLGSGDRAEVSGENRQSSGDNTKETNVTGPNLVTNNSVKKPVKILPTKTSSVNSKTVLVGEPDVNTGINCIEDDEDMCDDVGESGQGSANTGSAGSASLTTTLAAVPTSSNHTKGVVRAIVKKDSTRKWALIAGIIVVGTLLVAFCIFAIWWLCKHKKDPNRNGTHNGSRERCLQAEMTDV from the exons TTCTGTACATGGATGACCAAGGAAAGACAAATTTTTTGCGCGTTGAATTGAGCTATGGAAAGCTCTTGTTAACCGTTAAACACGGACCGAGATTTAAAGCAATGTCGGTGGACGTCGGGGAAAATTTGAACGATTTACTGTGGCATCAAGTGCTGTTAGAGAGAAGCAAAGGGAAGATGACAGTCACACTGGATCGCAGTGAGAGCAGCTTTATTAGCAGTCGCGAAAAGACAAGCTTTACGATTATAAGCCCGATATATTTTGGCGGACTGCCGCCCGGACTGAACAGCGTAACTGAGCCATCGGTTAAACTTTTGAACAGATTTGTAGGATGTGTTATGTATATGGAGATGCTTGAGGACACGGCTGGGCAAGAGAAAATAACCAAGGCGGTCGTGGAGAACTCGAACAAAGTAGCTGCCGGATGCACTAACATGTGCCATGAAAATAACAGATGCCAAAACAACGGCAGATGTTTGAACAAATTCACCGCAACTGCTTGCGATTGCACGGCTACAGGATTCAGAGGGAGAACTTGCGATGAAG CACTTCCTGCTCTGGGTCTTGAACAATCAGATTATGTGATATACAACCGTTCCAACAAAGCCATTTCAACGCAGCTGGATAAGATCATTTTCAGATTCAAAACAGCCAAACGGAATGGTCTGCTCTTAGAGTGCGGCAACGGTCGAGACTATTTTCTCATCGAACTTTATCGTGGTTTTATTTTGTTACGCTGGAATCTTGGATTTGGTGAGTTAAACGTGCACGTGCGTGAAAAAGCGTGCGATGATAACGAATGGCATTCTGTTCGCGTTACAAGGAACCAGAACCAGCTTACTTTGATTCTTGATGGAGATCTAAAGATCTCACGACGTTTTCCTGGGAAATTTATTTCGTTTGACCTAAGAAACGGGGAAGGGGATATCTTTATTGGCGGCatgcccacaagtcatttcctTTCGAGCAGTCGTTCGTCGGGAATAAACTTTGAAGGCTGTTTGCAAGAGATCAACTTTAACGGCGTAGATATTGTTCAAGGAGTTGTTAATGGAGAAGAAGTCTACACACGGCATGGACGGCCAAGATCGACTTGTGAACGAGACCCGGAGCCAACAACGCTGAAAGTCACCACAGTAGAATCTACAACAGCTATAAGTAGCCGTCCCACTTCACAAAAACCAGCAGCAACCACGTATGTTTCCACCCACGGCGGTTCACGAATCCCCACGTCACATGCGGGAAATTCCGAGATACCGTGCTCGGATGACGAAGATGATTGTGATTCCGATACCTTAGGATCGGGTGACAGGGCAGAGGTTTCGGGCGAAAATCGTCAGTCGTCAGGCGATAACACGAAAGAGACCAATGTAACTGGCCCAAATTTAGTAACCAACAACAGCGTCAAAAAGCCTGTTAAAATTTTGCCAACAAAGACTTCCTCGGTAAATTCCAAGACTGTTCTCGTCGGAGAACCCGATGTCAATACCGGAATAAATTGCATTGAAGACGACGAGGACATGTGTGACGACGTTGGTGAATCTGGTCAGGGGTCTGCTAACACGGGCTCTGCCGGAAGTGCGTCACTAACTACTACTCTCGCAGCAGTCCCCACTAGTAGCAATCACACAAAGGGAGTTGTGCGTGCGATTGTGAAGAAGGACAGCACTAGAAAATGGGCGTTGATCGCGGGCATCATTGTGGTTGGTACCCTTCTTGTCGCATTTTGTATCTTTGCCATTTGGTGGCTATGTAAACACAAGAAAGATCCAAACCGGAACGGAACGCACAACGGCAGCAGAGAGAGATGTTTGCAAGCAGAAATGACAGACgtttga